From a region of the Eretmochelys imbricata isolate rEreImb1 chromosome 6, rEreImb1.hap1, whole genome shotgun sequence genome:
- the LOC144266343 gene encoding olfactory receptor 5AP2-like translates to MAHGNHTGVSVFILLGFKGSQSVQAVLFGMFLLIYTMSLAGNLSMISLIRIETRLHTPMYFFLSNLSLVDITYSSIIAPKALVNFLAESKVISFAGCATQFFFHSLSVNSEALLLAVMAYDRFIPICEPLMYTLIMSRKVCVQLVAASYFYASINATVHTGSLFSLSFCGPNIIDHFFCDLPPLQKLSCSDTRMGETVHFLFATVAALSTILVIFISYVSIMVAILRIRSNEGRHKAFSTCASHLTAVSILYGALFFMYLRPTSSNSLEYDKVVSVFYTLVIPMLNPLIYSLRNKEVKDALRKTICQKIIPH, encoded by the coding sequence ATGGCGCATGGCAATCACACTGGAGTGTCTGTGTTCATCCTTCTAGGATTCAAAGGCAGCCAGTCAGTGCAAGCTGTCCTCTTTGGGATGTTTTTGCTTATCTACACCATGAGCCTTGCGGGGAATCTCAGCATGATCTCTTTAATCAGGATCGAGACGCGGCTACACACCCCCATGTATTTTTTCCTCAGCAACTTGTCCCTTGTAGACATCACTTACTCCTCCATTATTGCCCCTAAGGCACTGGTGAACTTCTTAGCAGAGAGTAAAGTCATTTCCTTTGCTGGGTGTGCCACGCAATTTTTCTTTCACTCCTTGTCTGTGAACTCTGAGGCTTTACTTCTGGCTGTGATGGCGTATGATCGATTCATACCTATATGCGAGCCACTGATGTACACACTCATTATGTCCAGGAAAGTCTGTGTACAGCTGGTAGCTGCATCATACTTTTATGCCTCCATTAATGCCACTGTGCATACAGGCTCCTTGTTCAGCCTGTCCTTCTGTGGTCCCAATATCATTGATCACTTTTTCTGtgacctccccccactccagaaaCTCTCCTGCTCTGACACTCGCATGGGTGAGACAGTGCATTTCCTCTTTGCCACTGTAGCTGCATTAAGTACTATCCTGGTCATCTTCATCTCCTATGTTTCTATCATGGTGGCCATCTTGCGGATTCGCTCCAACGAGGGCAgacacaaagccttctccacctgcgccTCCCACCTGACGGCCGTGTCCATACTGTATGGGGCTCTGTTCTTTATGTACTTACGACCCACATCCAGCAACTCATTAGAGTACGACAAAGTGGTGTCCGTGTTCTATACCCttgtgatccccatgttgaaccccctgatctacagcctgaggaacaaggaggtgaagGACGCCCTGAGGAAGACAATATGCCAGAAAATTATTCCTCACTGA